Part of the Deferrivibrio essentukiensis genome is shown below.
TTATTCCTCCTTAGTTTAAAGGCTTTATTTTTTGAGTAATTTATAATATCATTTTAACACAATAAAAATCTTTTAAAAGGGGTAATTTTTGAAAAAATTAGTGTTTGACTTGGATAATACTCTGTATAACCCCTCTTCCGGTGTTTTGAATGAAATCGATAAGCGTATAAACGTATTTATGAAAGAAGTTTTAGAACTTGATGGTGTTGATGAATTAAGGATTTTTTATAGGAATACTTACGGCACTACTTTGCTTGGGCTTATGAGGCACTATAAGGTAAAACCTCAAGATTATCTGGATTTTGTACATGATATAGATTATGCCAATCTGCTTGGCAAAGATTGTAAGCTAATAGAAGTCTTAAAAGATATAGACGGTGAGAAGATAATATTTACAAACGGCTCTCGTTTGCATGCTATCAATACTCTTTCAAGTTTGGGGATATTGGAGCAGTTTGTAGAAATTTTTTCCATTGAAGACTACCTTGAATTTCCGAAACCTTTTGAGCCCGCATATTTGAAACTTATTGATAAACTAAGTATTAACCCTAAAGAGTCAATTTATTTTGAAGATTCTCATAGAAATTTAAATGCATCAAAAAAGTTCGGGTTTAAAACCGCACTTGTGTGGAGTGAATCGGAAGACTTTGATTATTCATTTAATACTATCTATGATATAATTAGATTAAAATCATCAGGGGAAGTCAATGTCGGATAAAAAATTAAATAAGGTGTATGAGTTTTTTTCTCATAATGTCAGGACATTTACTACAGAAATAGTTACCACGATAGAATGCCTTAAGGTAGGTTTTGTAGAGACTGAAAGTGAAGAGTTTGATATTGTGTATGAGGCAGCTTACCTTTTGGATTTATATGATATAGGCCTTAATATAGTATTTAAATATTTAAGTGGTGATGAGAGTGTCAATAAGGAAAAAGTCAGCGTCAAGGAAATTACCGAAGAGTTTTTAAAATCAGTAAACGGATATATTACAAGTAGTGAGCTTAATATTGTGAAAGATTATCAAAATGATACAGTGCTAACTGATAATTTTATTTTTAAAAATATATACAAAATAATCCTTTATGAGTTTATAAAGCTTGCTTCAGGAGCTTTAAATATTTCTCTGGCGGAAAAGATAGAGATTAGCAGTGAAAAACTTAATGATAAATATCCTGAAATCTTCAGCTTATTTGGTCAAATTTTAAATAGCGTTGGTGTAAAATTTACTATGACAGATAACAAAATTATTTTGGAGCAGTTAAAATGAAGGTATTGATAGCAGATGATGAATTGCGACTGAGAAAGGTCGTGTCATTGCATTTGAAAAAGAGTGGACTTGATGTGATAGAAGTTTCTAACGGGGCTCAGGCCCTTGAAAGGGCTAAAGAAGAATCGCCTGACGTGATAGTGCTTGATGTGATGATGCCGGAGCTAAATGGTCTTGAGACTTTGGAAAGGATAAAGGGGGATAGTTCGTTAAAAGATATTCCTGTAATTATGCTTTCAGCTAAGGCTACCCAAGATGATATAAAAAAAGGGGTAGAGCTTGGAGCAACTTCTTATCTCACAAAGCCTTTTAGCCCAAAGCAGCTGTTGGAGGAAATCTATAAATTTAAGAGTGAATAATGTATCAAGTATATTTTGAAGGTGATAATCAAACTTTTTTGGATATTTACAGGCAGCTTAAAGACACATTTTCCTTTGTGCAAGATGCTGCCATTGCCGATATAGTTCTGTTTGAAGCAAAAAGTGCTGAAGATATAAGTAAATTGGATGGATTGAAATATTCAAAGGTATTTGTTATTCTTGATAAACCGGATAGAGAAATTATTCTCAAATTAAAACAGTATAAAATTGCAGGAATACTTTCTAAGCCGATAAAGCAAGACATATTGCTGGAAAAAATGCAGTCTTTTGGCACAAATATCGACTTACAAGAGCTGCTTAAGTATGAAACCCTAAAAGCTAAAATTATTGCAAAGGCTACGAGTATACCACCACTGCCAAAAGTGGCACGAGAGCTTATTGCTATGTCTTCAAAAGAGAATGTAGAAATTAACGATATTGTGGCAAAGATAAAAACTGATCAGGGTGTTGCTTCTAAAGTATTAAAGATTATTAATTCACCTTTTTATGGGATGAGACGAGAAATAACAAGCATAGAAAGGGCTACAATATATCTTGGTCTTGGGACGGTAAAAAATATTGCAATTTCTCTTTCTACAGCCGAGATGTTTAATAAAAACTTTTCGCTTTACGGGACAAGTGGTCAAAAGATGTGGGAGCATTCTTTTATAACAGCAAGGCTTTGTGAAGAGATAGCAAATCTTTCAAAACAAAAGCTTGATAGCGATGCACTTTACTTGGCTGGGCTTTTTCATGACATAGGGAAGGCTATTTTGGTCGATTTTATTTATGAAAAAGTTACAGGAGCAGCGGACGAAAAAAGGCAATTGGGCCTAAACCATATTGATGTTGCTATGATTATTTTAAAAAAATGGAATATTGCCGAACAAATTATTTTTTGGGTCAAAAACCACCATGAATTTAGCCCCGAAATAAATTCTGCCATATTGTATTTTGCAAATATCATTGCAAATGATCCTGAAATGATAGGAGAGTGCAGCGAAGATATTTCCAAAATAATCGGAGTAGATAAAGAATTATTCTTAAAGAAAATAGAAGACTTTTTATCTGAGGAGGAAGGTTAGGATTGAGCTATCAAAAATTGATTAAAGTGTTAGCAGCTTCTGTTGTAGATGAGTATTTCGAAAGTATTGCGGAATTATTGAATGAAATAGGTGCGATAAGTTTTTGCATTTTAAAGTTTGAAAATAACTTGAGCGAGATTGTAGTAAGTAAAAACATAGAGGGTGATTTATTTTTTGATAGTTCAGACATACAGTTTGATAAGTCAGATTTTAAAGAAGATGTGGCTATAAATTATTTTGATAAACAACTAAAATTTGATTCGATTTTTTATATACACCATAATTCTTCCCTTTTTGCAGCAATACTTATCAATATATCGAATAAAACAAATCTAAATATTCTGAAAGAGAATATTGAGAGAATCTCACAGAGGTATCTTGAAATACTTATTAAGGATAAAAGGACAGAAGTATATGTAGAGTATCAAAAAAAGATAGATTTTGTAAAAGTTGTCAGCAATATTTTTAGGAATCTCTCTATTGACGATTTACTTTCCACCGGGGTTGCCCTTTTCATGGATGTATTTTCTGCAGAGGCAAGTTGCGTGCTTTATGGTGATAAGTTTGTCCCGATAGGTGTCAAAGAGGATGACTTGGCGAAGATAACAGTCAAGGGGGAGCCTTTGTCAGAGATTATTTACAGGTTAGATAAATCGTATTTTTTCAAAGAAGATTTGTTGGCAGATAAGTATAATGTAGAGAATATATTTTTTATTTATGAGCCTAAGTATAAACTTAGAATAATCCTTTTTAATGTAAGTGTTGATTTCGCGCCGGATGTGGAGTTTTCTGAGATTATTTCCAGTATATTGACAATTGCCATGGAAAATGCATATGCACACGAAAAGATGGTGGAGATGAAAGTATATGAATCAGAAATGGATAAGACGGCTGAAATATTAAATATGTTTGTAAACAATGAGATAGTATTTAATTCAGGGGTTAAGGCTTATGGAGTCAGCATTCCCTCAAAGGTAGCCGGCGGTGATTTTTTATATTTAACAGATAACGAAGATGAAATATTTTTGTGTATTGCAGATGTGTGTGGTAAGGGTTATGCGGCTGCAGTGTTAACTGTCGTAATGAGCACAGTGGCAGAGCTTCTTAAAAATGTTAAACACTACGATATACTTGATTTGACAAACAAGTTGTTAGATTTTTTGTTATCTAAAAATCTTGGTGGCAGATTTATTACGCTGTTTTTTGGGGTAATAGATAAGAAAAGCTTGGAGTTAAAATATATATCATTAGGGCATGAGCCGGCATATATTGTAAGAGATAATGCTATAATAGAGCTCCACTCCTCTTTTTTGCCGATGGGGATTATGAAAGAAGAATACGGTATTGAGAAAATCAGATTATCTAATGAGGATTTGCTTTTTCTGTTTACTGACGGAATAATAGAGTATATTGACTATGAAAATTTAAAATACAGGTTAATGGAAATAAAAGATACACCCCTTGAAGATTTTGTAAAAAATCTTTATAAAGAGTGCGTAAAAGATAGAAAGCAGCAGCTTGATGATTTTACCTGTGCAGTCTTAAAAATCTGATTTTTTAAAAGAAGGAGCTAACTTGGAAGATAAATCAAAACAAATACAATCTATGTTTGACAATATTGCAGGCAAATATGATTTGCTGAATAGGTTGTTAAGCTTTAGGCGTGATGTAGCTTGGAGAAGAAAAGCTATCAAAAAGATGGAACTTATTGAAGATATGCTTGTTCTTGACCTTGCTTGCGGAACGGGTGATATGATTTTAGAGCTTAAAAATCAAGTAAGTGGTGTAAATGTTATTGGTGCCGATTTTAGTAAAAATATGCTTAGTATCGCCAAGCAAAAAGGGATTACAGAGCCTTTACTGGCTGCAGATGCCCATTTTTTGCCTTTTAAAGAGAATTCTTTTGATAGAATTATGATTGCTTTTGGTTTTAGAAATGTTGTAGACAAGCAGAAGGGGCTTGAAAATCTGTATAGGGTTTTAAAGCCGGGTGGTAGGGTTTGTATCCTTGAATTTTCACAGCCTGAAGGGGTGATATTTTCAAGAATTTATAGATTCTATTTTACAAAATTATTGCCATTTATAGGTGGAATTATATCAGGTGATAAGAATGCTTATTCTTACCTGCCTGATTCCGTATACAAGTTTCCCAAAAAAGATGTGTATAAAAAAATGATATTAGATGCCGGGTTTAAAGATGTAAAGTTTAATCCCATGACATTTGGCATATGCGATGCAACAATCTGTTATAAGTAAAGTCAAATTTATTTTAGATTATCTTGATAAAAAGTACCCTGATGCGAAATGTTCTTTAAGACATGACAATCCATTTCAACTTTTAATTGCCACAATTTTAAGTGCCCAATGTACGGATGCAAGAGTGAATATTGTTACGGAAAAGCTTTTTGAAAGGTATAAAACTCCTCAAGATTTTGCGGCAGCAGATATTAAAGAGTTGAAAAACATTATCAAACCGACTGGTTTTTTTAATAATAAGGCAATAAATATAAAGAATATGGCAATTAAGCTTATTGAAAATTATAACGGTAACATCCCGCAAAATATGCAAGAGTTATTAAGCCTACCCGGTGTCGGGCGAAAGACTGCCAATGTAATCCTCGGAAACTGTTTTGCCCCCGAAGGGATTGTAGTAGACACTCATGTCAAAAGGGTGTCAAAAAGACTTGGGTTGACAAACAATGATAATCCCGACAAGATTGAAAGTGACCTTGTGAAAATTATTCCTAAAGAGAAGTGGAATATTTTTTCACATCAGGTGATACTTTTTGGCAGAGAGATATGTGCTTCCAGAAAACCAAAGTGTGATGTATGTGGGCTAAATACTATTTGCAGCTATTATAAAGGATATTAAATGGAAATATTATTAAATTTTATGTTTATATTTTTATCAAGGATTGTAGATGTCAGTCTTGGGACGGTAAGGATTATATTAGTCTCAAAGGGGATGCGCGTTCAGGCGAGTATTTTAGGTTTTTTTGAGGTGCTTATCTGGATTGTTGTTGTTGCAAGAGTAATAATGTATGTTTCAAGTCCAATATACTATGTGGCTTTTGCTGCAGGGTTTGCTACCGGCAATTACGTTGGGATGATTTTGGAAGAAAAGCTTGCCTTGGGCAATGTCCTTATTAGAGTTGTTACAAGGTTTGACGCAGAGAGGCTTGTTGAAGTACTTAGAAATGAAAATTTTATAGTTACTTCAATAGATGGTGAAGGGAAGGATGGCCCTGTGAAGGTAATATTTGGTATACTTAAGAGAAAAAGTGCTCGAAAGTTTATTAAATTAGTCAATCAATATAACCCCAATGCGTTTTATACGGTCGAAAACGTTACATCTGTAAGTAAGTTTGAAAATGACCCTGTGTTGAAAAAGAGACTTTTTATGAACAACCTTATAAGGAAATAGATATGCTTTATTTTGATATGACATCAGGTATTTCAGGCGATATTACGCTTGCATTGTTGTCGCAATATTTTGGTGGTTTGAAAGAGTTTTCAGGCGAAGTGTCAAGTTTATTAAAAACGAAAGTGCAGCTTTCTTTTAAAGATGTATTTATTAACGGGATTTTATGTAAGCGGCTATCAATAGATATTGAAAAAGAGCCGCACATTCATAGAAATTTTAGGGATATAAAAAATATTATCTTTAACTCTGATTTTGAAGAGAATATAAAAACAGATGCTATAAAAATATTTGAACTTATTGCTGAGGCTGAGGGGAAGATACACGGCAAATCTATAGATGAAGTCCACTTTCATGAAGTGGGTGCTATTGACTCTATTATCGATATATTAGGTGCTTCATGGTTTTATAATAAACTTAATCGGCCAAAAATTACTGCATCAAAAATCAAAATTGGAAACGGCATTGTTAACTCTGCCCACGGGCTAATCCCTGTGCCTGCACCTGCAACACTTGAGATAATAAAGGGGATAGAGTTTAAAAGAATTGATATCGATGAAGAGCTTACTACCCCTACAGGGGCAGCTTTAATGAAATATTTCAGCACTAAATTTACAAATAATATAAGCGGAAATATAGAAAAAATTTTTTATGCTACCGGGACAAAAACCTTTAAAAATTTGCCAAATATCTCAAGGCTGTTGGTATTAAAAGAAGATGAGAAGAGTGATGAAGATATTGTCGTATGTGAAACAAATATAGATGATATGCCTCCGGAATTTTTTGACAATGTTATGAAGCAACTTTTTGACAGTGGTTGCAAGGATGTCTTTTTTACGCCTATTTTAATGAAAAAAAACAGACCTGCCTACAAGATTTCAGCCTTAGTTGAAAGCAAGTATCTTGGTAAGGTTAGTGAAATTTTGCTTACTCAGACATCTTCTTTTGGGCTTAGGTATTACAATGTAAATAGAGTTATTGCTGAGCGAGAATTTAAAGAGGTAGAATATGAGGGGCATTATGTAAGTGTAAAATATGGCAAATTTAATGAGTTTGTCAAATTTAGCCCTGAATATGAAGATGTGGTAAAGGTAGCTGAAAAAATAGGCGAGCCACCTTATGAGGTCTATAAAAAAATAATTGGCATGTTATATAGGGGTCAAAATTGACAACAGTAGGAAAGATTTCCGGTAAAATTAAATACATACCTTATATAAAAGAATTAGAGCAGTTAGAAAATGAATGTAATATTCAAATATTTCTGGTTGGCGGCACGGTAAGGGACTTGATTCTTGACAGAGAGATAGCTGATTTGGATATCATTGCTTTTGGGCAAGATTATGAGAAGGTTGCAGAAGTATTTGCAAACAAAATAAATGCCACACCGATAAAATTTAAAGATAATGTAAGGATTGTTAAAAAAGGTTTTTCTATAGATGTTTCAAAGACAAGGGGGATTAGCCTCGAAGAAGATTTGTTAAAGAGAGACTTTACCATTAATAATTTGGCTATGAGTTTGAAAGGGGACATTTTTGGCGATTTGACTGACATCCTCTTAAGAAAGATACGCGCTGTTTCCGAAGAAAGTATTTTGGATGATCCCCTTAGGATATTAAGAGCTTTTAGGTTTTTAAGTGAGTTTGATTTTGAAATAACTGCAGAGACTTTTGATTTTATAAAAAAATACCGTGAAAAGTTAAGCAGTGTGGCAAGTGAAAGAATATATGCGGAGCTTAAAAAAACAGTTTTGGGAGAATATTTTTTAAAAGCCTTTGATTATATGAAAGAATTAGGAATTTTTGACATAATTATTCCGGAGCTTAACTGTTTGAAAGGTAAAGATAGAGGGATATATCACAATCATGACCCATATGAGCATACATTTTGTGCTACAAGGAGCACATATGAGTATGGAAAACAAGTTGGTATAGAAGGTGAAAAGCTTTTTCTGCTATTTGTTTCAGCCCTACTGCACGATATAGGAAAGGGATTGCCTGAGTATCTTGAGACACACGGGAAATATATTGGACATGAAATTAAAGGTGCAAAACTTGCTTGTGATATATTGAAAAGACTTAGCTTTTCCGCCAAAGAGATAAAGTTTATTAAGACTATGATAGAAAATCATACTAAAATCAGAATCTATGCCGTAAATAGCGCCAAGGAAAATACGCTGAAGATGTTTATCTTTGACTACAATGAATTACTTGATTATCTGTATGTAATTACTATCGGTGATAACAGTTGTAAGCCTATAGAGCTTAATAAGATTTTAGATACTATAGATAAAATAAAGGGGCTGAGAAATGATATTGATTTTGATAAGAGCAAGCTTATAAGAGGGGAAGATTTAATCAAGCTTGGTCTTAAGCCTTCTGAAAGTTTTAAAAAAATACTAAAAGATGTAAAGTTTAAACTTTCAACAGGCAACTTAAAGGATAAAGATGATGCCATAAAATATATAACTTCAAATTACAGGGAGGCCTTATGAAATTTTTAAGATTTTCCAAGGACAAAGTTGAAATGAAAGGAATTTATGAGGATGGTAAGATAAAGAGAATAATCGGCTCTTTTTTTGACAATTATACTGTTACCGACGAGATTTACAGTGAAGATGAAGTAATATTTTTGCCGCCGGTTATCCCTTCAAAATTTGTTTGTGTAGGCAGAAACTATGCAGAGCACGCTAAAGAGCTTGGCAATGAAGTCCCCACAGAGCCGTTGATATTTTTAAAGCCTTCAACAGCTGCTAATTCTCACAAGGGGGATATCTTGTATCCGCCAATGTCAAATAAGGTCGACCATGAAGCTGAATTGGCAGTTGTAATCGGTAAAAAATGCAGCCAGGTTTCTGAAAAAGATGCAATGAAATATGTGTTTGGATATACATGTTTAAATGATATTACAGCAAGGGATATTCAAAAGAAAGAAAATAAATTTACAAGGGCTAAGTCATTTGACACTTTTGCACCATTCGGCCCTTTTATTGAGACCGAGTTTAACTACGAAAATGTTGGGGTAAGGTGTAGGGTAAATGGTGAAATTAGGCAGGATGGAAATACAAAAGATATGATTTTCAAAATACCTTTTCTTATTTCATTTATTTCAAATATTATGACCCTTTTGCCGGGGGATGTTATTGCTACAGGCACCCCTTCAGGAGTTGGTGGACTAAATATAGGGGATACTGTTGAAATTGAGATTGATGGACTTGGAAAATTAGTAAACTATGTCAAAGCAAGAAATTAAATGCTTTATGTGTGGTGCCTGCTGTGTAGCGTATGATATATCTACGTTAAAAAAACCGGCAGGCACCCCTTGTAAATTTTTATGTGAAGACGGCAAATGTGGCAATTATGAAAACAGACCTAAGGTATGTAGAGATTTCAAGCCGGATGAAATATGCGTGCTTATTTCTACACTTGACTTTAAAGATAAGGTTAAGGTGATTCAAAGGATTTATGGGATATCCGAAGAGTAGATTACTGCTTTCTGTAGAGAAATTTTCTTAAAAAACTATACATTTTTTCTTCATCCAATTTGAATGTTATTTCCGGTATTTTGTCAGTGTCAAGAGTATAAATCACCTCTTCCTTTTCCAAGATAAAAAGAGCTTTTAATATTTCTGATTGTTCTAAGTGCATCATTTCTGTAAGTTTTTTTAAGTGAATACCTATATTTTTGATTTTTTTGTTCACAAATGTGTCAATCAGGTAAAAGGATACAGTTGATATTAACTTATATTCCAAGGCGTTAGCGTATTTATTGTTAATTTCATTCAATCTTTCAATGAGTGAGCTCATTACTGAAAAATTAAATTTAGGTATTTTTGATGCAGCCTGTAAAAATGTATTCTTCGAAAAAGCTATCACTTCCACATCCGTTTTGGCTCTTACCGATGCAGATCTTTTGTTTTCGAGGAATACAGCCATTTCACCGAATATGCTTATATCGTTTATTGTATTTATCGTATAAAGTGAGCCTGCATCATCTTGCTTAAGTATCTCAAGGATACCGCTTTTTAAAATATATACAGAATCCGCTTCGTCCCCTTCTTTAAAAATAAACTTCCCCGGTTCAAATTTTTCAATTTTCCCCGATTTTTCCAACAGCTTGAGTATATTGTCATCAATGCTAATATTTTTCATTTCGACTCCTGCACATATTTTAGCACATAAATATACTTTGACGCAAAAAAATGTTGACTTTTTTAAGGTGTTTTGATAATGGTATCAGTCCTTGATAAGAGGGGTTTTCTTATGTGCGCCCGTAGCTCAGCTGGATAGAGCAACGGACTTCTAATCCGTAGGTCAGAGGTTCGAATCCTCTCGGGCGCGTTTTTGTGGTGGGTGTAGCTCAGTTGGTAGAGCCCAGGATTGTGGCTCCTGTTGTCGCGGGTTCGATCCCCGTCACTCACCCTTTTGAGGAAATATTGCGAGTGTGGCGGAACTGGTAGACGCGCTAGACTTAGGATCTAGTGTCTTTCGGCGTGGGGGTTCAAGTCCCTCCACTCGCATAAATCACTGCGGGTGTAGCTCAGTTGGTAGAGCGCGACCTTGCCAAGGTTGAGGTCGCCGGTTCGAGTCCGGTCACCCGCTTTCTTTGTGTCTATCATACTACTTCATGCTCTTTCATGTTCCTTTATTTTACAAGCACTTATAAGGAATTTTTAATTTTTCCTAATTCTGTCAATCATTGTTTTTACTCAAAAAACGAGTATGAAAACGAGTATAAAAGAATATTTGGCAATTCTATACTCGTTTTTGAAACA
Proteins encoded:
- a CDS encoding pyrimidine 5'-nucleotidase; translated protein: MKKLVFDLDNTLYNPSSGVLNEIDKRINVFMKEVLELDGVDELRIFYRNTYGTTLLGLMRHYKVKPQDYLDFVHDIDYANLLGKDCKLIEVLKDIDGEKIIFTNGSRLHAINTLSSLGILEQFVEIFSIEDYLEFPKPFEPAYLKLIDKLSINPKESIYFEDSHRNLNASKKFGFKTALVWSESEDFDYSFNTIYDIIRLKSSGEVNVG
- a CDS encoding response regulator; translated protein: MKVLIADDELRLRKVVSLHLKKSGLDVIEVSNGAQALERAKEESPDVIVLDVMMPELNGLETLERIKGDSSLKDIPVIMLSAKATQDDIKKGVELGATSYLTKPFSPKQLLEEIYKFKSE
- a CDS encoding HDOD domain-containing protein, translated to MYQVYFEGDNQTFLDIYRQLKDTFSFVQDAAIADIVLFEAKSAEDISKLDGLKYSKVFVILDKPDREIILKLKQYKIAGILSKPIKQDILLEKMQSFGTNIDLQELLKYETLKAKIIAKATSIPPLPKVARELIAMSSKENVEINDIVAKIKTDQGVASKVLKIINSPFYGMRREITSIERATIYLGLGTVKNIAISLSTAEMFNKNFSLYGTSGQKMWEHSFITARLCEEIANLSKQKLDSDALYLAGLFHDIGKAILVDFIYEKVTGAADEKRQLGLNHIDVAMIILKKWNIAEQIIFWVKNHHEFSPEINSAILYFANIIANDPEMIGECSEDISKIIGVDKELFLKKIEDFLSEEEG
- a CDS encoding PP2C family protein-serine/threonine phosphatase, with the protein product MSYQKLIKVLAASVVDEYFESIAELLNEIGAISFCILKFENNLSEIVVSKNIEGDLFFDSSDIQFDKSDFKEDVAINYFDKQLKFDSIFYIHHNSSLFAAILINISNKTNLNILKENIERISQRYLEILIKDKRTEVYVEYQKKIDFVKVVSNIFRNLSIDDLLSTGVALFMDVFSAEASCVLYGDKFVPIGVKEDDLAKITVKGEPLSEIIYRLDKSYFFKEDLLADKYNVENIFFIYEPKYKLRIILFNVSVDFAPDVEFSEIISSILTIAMENAYAHEKMVEMKVYESEMDKTAEILNMFVNNEIVFNSGVKAYGVSIPSKVAGGDFLYLTDNEDEIFLCIADVCGKGYAAAVLTVVMSTVAELLKNVKHYDILDLTNKLLDFLLSKNLGGRFITLFFGVIDKKSLELKYISLGHEPAYIVRDNAIIELHSSFLPMGIMKEEYGIEKIRLSNEDLLFLFTDGIIEYIDYENLKYRLMEIKDTPLEDFVKNLYKECVKDRKQQLDDFTCAVLKI
- the ubiE gene encoding bifunctional demethylmenaquinone methyltransferase/2-methoxy-6-polyprenyl-1,4-benzoquinol methylase UbiE; amino-acid sequence: MEDKSKQIQSMFDNIAGKYDLLNRLLSFRRDVAWRRKAIKKMELIEDMLVLDLACGTGDMILELKNQVSGVNVIGADFSKNMLSIAKQKGITEPLLAADAHFLPFKENSFDRIMIAFGFRNVVDKQKGLENLYRVLKPGGRVCILEFSQPEGVIFSRIYRFYFTKLLPFIGGIISGDKNAYSYLPDSVYKFPKKDVYKKMILDAGFKDVKFNPMTFGICDATICYK
- the nth gene encoding endonuclease III, which translates into the protein MQQSVISKVKFILDYLDKKYPDAKCSLRHDNPFQLLIATILSAQCTDARVNIVTEKLFERYKTPQDFAAADIKELKNIIKPTGFFNNKAINIKNMAIKLIENYNGNIPQNMQELLSLPGVGRKTANVILGNCFAPEGIVVDTHVKRVSKRLGLTNNDNPDKIESDLVKIIPKEKWNIFSHQVILFGREICASRKPKCDVCGLNTICSYYKGY
- a CDS encoding DUF2179 domain-containing protein — protein: MEILLNFMFIFLSRIVDVSLGTVRIILVSKGMRVQASILGFFEVLIWIVVVARVIMYVSSPIYYVAFAAGFATGNYVGMILEEKLALGNVLIRVVTRFDAERLVEVLRNENFIVTSIDGEGKDGPVKVIFGILKRKSARKFIKLVNQYNPNAFYTVENVTSVSKFENDPVLKKRLFMNNLIRK
- the larC gene encoding nickel pincer cofactor biosynthesis protein LarC — encoded protein: MLYFDMTSGISGDITLALLSQYFGGLKEFSGEVSSLLKTKVQLSFKDVFINGILCKRLSIDIEKEPHIHRNFRDIKNIIFNSDFEENIKTDAIKIFELIAEAEGKIHGKSIDEVHFHEVGAIDSIIDILGASWFYNKLNRPKITASKIKIGNGIVNSAHGLIPVPAPATLEIIKGIEFKRIDIDEELTTPTGAALMKYFSTKFTNNISGNIEKIFYATGTKTFKNLPNISRLLVLKEDEKSDEDIVVCETNIDDMPPEFFDNVMKQLFDSGCKDVFFTPILMKKNRPAYKISALVESKYLGKVSEILLTQTSSFGLRYYNVNRVIAEREFKEVEYEGHYVSVKYGKFNEFVKFSPEYEDVVKVAEKIGEPPYEVYKKIIGMLYRGQN
- a CDS encoding CCA tRNA nucleotidyltransferase, which gives rise to MTTVGKISGKIKYIPYIKELEQLENECNIQIFLVGGTVRDLILDREIADLDIIAFGQDYEKVAEVFANKINATPIKFKDNVRIVKKGFSIDVSKTRGISLEEDLLKRDFTINNLAMSLKGDIFGDLTDILLRKIRAVSEESILDDPLRILRAFRFLSEFDFEITAETFDFIKKYREKLSSVASERIYAELKKTVLGEYFLKAFDYMKELGIFDIIIPELNCLKGKDRGIYHNHDPYEHTFCATRSTYEYGKQVGIEGEKLFLLFVSALLHDIGKGLPEYLETHGKYIGHEIKGAKLACDILKRLSFSAKEIKFIKTMIENHTKIRIYAVNSAKENTLKMFIFDYNELLDYLYVITIGDNSCKPIELNKILDTIDKIKGLRNDIDFDKSKLIRGEDLIKLGLKPSESFKKILKDVKFKLSTGNLKDKDDAIKYITSNYREAL
- a CDS encoding fumarylacetoacetate hydrolase family protein, producing the protein MKFLRFSKDKVEMKGIYEDGKIKRIIGSFFDNYTVTDEIYSEDEVIFLPPVIPSKFVCVGRNYAEHAKELGNEVPTEPLIFLKPSTAANSHKGDILYPPMSNKVDHEAELAVVIGKKCSQVSEKDAMKYVFGYTCLNDITARDIQKKENKFTRAKSFDTFAPFGPFIETEFNYENVGVRCRVNGEIRQDGNTKDMIFKIPFLISFISNIMTLLPGDVIATGTPSGVGGLNIGDTVEIEIDGLGKLVNYVKARN
- a CDS encoding YkgJ family cysteine cluster protein gives rise to the protein MSKQEIKCFMCGACCVAYDISTLKKPAGTPCKFLCEDGKCGNYENRPKVCRDFKPDEICVLISTLDFKDKVKVIQRIYGISEE
- a CDS encoding cyclic nucleotide-binding domain-containing protein, which produces MKNISIDDNILKLLEKSGKIEKFEPGKFIFKEGDEADSVYILKSGILEILKQDDAGSLYTINTINDISIFGEMAVFLENKRSASVRAKTDVEVIAFSKNTFLQAASKIPKFNFSVMSSLIERLNEINNKYANALEYKLISTVSFYLIDTFVNKKIKNIGIHLKKLTEMMHLEQSEILKALFILEKEEVIYTLDTDKIPEITFKLDEEKMYSFLRKFLYRKQ